The window TTCTGATCTTTTAACTGTTCACTGTGAGACCATCAGTCTTAAGATTTCCCGTCATGTAACAAAGGGGCCTGCCTAAACCATGAAAGAACGGCTCTAGAACAAAAGTATACAAAACTTTGGCTGTATAGTCAAAATAATTGATATCAGTATAGCTAATTAGAATATGGAAAACAGTTTAGGTAGATTTCTGACTACTGTAACCTTAGGTTTGATAGTGTGACAGTCCGACCAtttaattgcatgttgaaaacagacCAACAAATGCTACAAATTCAATACTATCGCTGCAAATAGTCAGGGACTGGGGCCTCCATCCTAACCATGGGTTACCACCTACATCCATACACAgctgaaagcactgaaaataaattctgacaaaacaaatttcagcagacacaaaaacaatactCTGTTATCATAGTTGTTAATATCCTTTTATAGGATCAGATGATGCTCAGACTACAGGACCAAACCCTTCTCAAAGTGAATTTACAGTAATCCATATATTAATACATTCGCAAACATTATCATCTCCGctcccctctcccctctgcATCTCCATCACTTTCACAAAACTGTGTAAGTCGATACGGCCTTTCCGACAAGGGATAGTCCTATTAGCGCCAGCCAGGGCACCCATGGGAACCAGGAGGAAAAATGTCCCACCCTACCACCGCTCCACCCGGCATCATAACATTACTCATGAAACATTCACATCTTTATGTGGCCAGGACGATCACGCCAGCCTCTCATTGGCGGAGACCAGATCGGCCCAGAACAGGAGATGAGGTTCTATTGGTGTTGTGGGAGTGAGAGTGATGGCAGGATGGCGAGGAGGCTGGTGATCGATCCATCGTCCTCAGTCCACACAGACGAGGGCAAGGGCAAGGACGGCAGGGTTTCAGAAGATTGTTATTCTTGTGCGTATGGCAACAGCTACAGAATGAGAGTTTATCTTGAGGTTATTTGATGTGTAGATACAAATAAGTTTAGATACGAGtcaacatcatcaacacattTGAAATTGAGGTATTAAGCTGAGTAGAGCTAAACTGACCTTTACCCACCTAATGCTGTGGTATCTAGCCACAGCTTCGGTTCCATTTGTCTATGGTTAAAATATGTCTCCAATGTCTCTGCGACCACACAATCACTATTGAAGCTTTCACATCAATAGTACAGAAAGTACTTTTTACTGAAGAACTATTCTTATGAAGACAGAGATATACTTTTTTGTCACTTGGATAAGGTGACCCGTTAAAacaatttagatatttttttgttaacactACACTAAAGagtatttgaaatataaaatgtcacctCAGTAGCAGTGACTTGTTGTGGATTGAATTGTTGTGGCAAATTTGTTATCAAGCAGTTGTGTACTTACACATCTAGCAGACATGGATTAATATAAGCAATCATCTGAAGAAGTGATTCTGACCTCCTGACAGATGTCGAGTCCAATATTACCAATATTACTCtgcttttagctctgtttttggtctccaccaactcttgAGGGAAATGATTGCTCTTAATCTGCTAAATGCTGGGTTTTTTGTGAGTGTCGGGGTTGGCAGGCAAAGTAGGCAGCCTGCACGCTGTTTGATGTTGGGCAGGTAGTGTAGAGTAGGTTTATCTCTGAGGTTCATGAGAGAAATACGTGTAGGGTCAGTAAACGTCAGTTAAGTTGTTGGCCTTACAACTGAAAGGCACTGACAGACACTAAAACACCATTTTGAACTGCAGAGTCAGGTAATAATTCTCTATGGGTTCTTCACTATTAGCAACTTATATTAGACTATCATTTGATCAATTGTGTGTATAAAAGTTTTGATTACTGCAGCTTTAGGGCATGATGACATGATATTTAGCTGACTAACTGCAATCATTTGATGGGATGGTTTCAATATGTATCATGATACACAATTTTGTTATGCAAATTAACACTACAGAGCAATTACTACATCAGATTGATTTAGGAAGCTtgactaaaatgtgactttCTACTTCCAAAAGGTTAGTTTTAAGTGAACATAGTGGATTAGAGGAATGCTTGACCTGCAGTATGACTGTCTGTATATTAGTTACTCACCTCGTTTCCCTGAATCTgtgaagaaaagtgttttgtttgcacGCCTCCGCAGTGAACGAAGAATGCAAAAAAGGTGATCATTCTTTTTCAGCTGAAGTCATGGGGGGATGTCTGTAACAacagtctcatttatctagtcatatgctcagtgcttctcAAAGACATACCTTTTCACTTACGATGTGATATGAACACACCTCACTCATGCATAGAATTAGAAGACGTGTGTTTCAGGCACGTTCAGGACACACTACTTGTAGATGGAAGTGTTATATATTGTAACGATTTaggcaaaaatgcatttgtttgggaagcactgagcatacaactagATAAATGTGACTTGAATtctactgcacgagttgtgtgagagattgtaaaagaatgtttttgctgttaaacTCAGCCATCATTTAGTTCAATTCATGCAGAATGtctgccttttttggatttttcatttaCCATGGAGACATGCAAGATACTATCTTACAAAGGATAATTTGGCAACTGAGGTATTCttgttttgtcaaatattttttccataaattaaatctttaaatctggATGTAAGCTTCTAAAAGTCGTGAACATCTACAGGACAGTGCCAACTGaactccatctgctgctgaAGGCCATCTGATATGGTCAAAAGTTCCAATATAAGTCAGTGGACCTTTAGTTCAAAGTGTTTTGTgaattcgtttttttttttcctccctgtgtcaacatgtttttgcatgGATGGATGTCTGGCACACCAGCAAGTGTTTTCAGTGTCGTGTACAGCAAACCAAATATTAAAAGCGTGATCAAGATGTGTCAAAACTGCTTTAATAAATAACTGGGATGATTATTTAGAACAATGAAACATCGGctaaaagaatgaaaaacttCTGTATAAAATTAACTTATGTCCTTGtagaataaaatgtatacaataTGCATATTCAGCTTTTAACACCAGCAGTGATGCAtctttaattctttattttgctgtgtcccatttacagaaaaaagaaagccgTTTTGAGACAGTGACATGATATGAAAAAGGGGTCATTCTGAGCTGAGttggtaacttaaaaaaaacccaaaaacatctgcatggtagcaaaaacatctgcaaatatTGTTCCCTTCATTAAAGCCTTTAAACCAAACATGAAGCTTATGCATGATGTCCACATTTGACCTACTGACATCCACATTCATGACGCTCAACAGAGTCATggtggactgttttttttttccatcttcatCAAGTGTTTTATTCCAGAAATCTCCATGACACAGCAAAGCGAGACAAGGAGAGCACTTTTCAGGCGAATAAAACACGCCACTTTACATCACACAATGTTTGAAAGAGTTCCTTAATagtgaaaacaaaccaacaacacaaaaagatgaCCATTGATACACAAATAATGCTTTACATTAAGGCACCTAAAAGAGCAGGGTTTGTGATGGGTTTAGAAATGGTTTGAGGAATTTATTAAGGCTGTAATATATAACACGGCCTGCCAAAAAAGCTACTGCAGAATTTTCTTTGAACCAAATCCTgatcaaataacaaaaatcagtCATACCTCTAACAGGGAGAAAGTTTAAAATGACAACTCTCTCAATGTAGTGTgaactggatttaaaaaaaacaacaaaaaaactgttgactcatgctgcgttcacatgagATCAGACAGATAGATGGGACTACGACGGCATGGCAGAACGGTAAAACGCAACATGCACGATATCCATGTTTCCTTATGTTGCGATACATTGCAATGGTGATGACATATTGTTTACATAGAAGTGTATACAATcaattaaatagaaataattttgtgtttatcaTTTGATGTAATTTTTCGAGTAATGTTCACTATTTGTCCAGATCACCCATCAAGTTATAAATCCAGTCGTGGACAATGGCAAAAAGTTGCAATTTCTGTTTTGAAACAGTAATGCTGTCTACGGTTTCTATCAACGGTATTCTCTATCGGCCtcgcctagttttactgttctGCTCTGGTCCcctaaaatgatatttttgcgGTCTCCCCGATTCCATTTGAACGCAGCGAAGACCAAAAGGcaaatttttttcatgcatgtaGAGGAATTACAGTGAAAGGAAATTTAAAGATTAAGATCAGATCTTGTAATGTTGGACTAAATATAGCCAAAAAAGACAgtcttttttcataaaaaaattgtAGATGGAAGTAGCAATCTTTTGGCCATCTATTTTATGGTGCAGGTATAATTTTGAAGTTGGAAGCATCGCTATTTTATCATAACTAAAAAGCACTGCAGATATAGCCACAGCTGTTGGTGTGATAAACCATTTATAAACCCTTCAGAAACTCCTTCATAGGTGGTACCTCATTGTAAAGGTTCTTAACTGTGGGACTCTGGATATGAAGTGTTATAAAACGTGCCTATTTTGACTGGCATAAATAAAAGGAAtggcattgtaaaaaaaataaaaataatattaatcataataataacaataataataataataaaaaaatgtgtgacttGTCTTTAAGTTACTTATTTCAAATATACACAGCGACTCCTTTAGTATTTACACATATGTACAGAGTattcatttctgttttgatCAAATACCTTGAATGGCGTTGCTGTGAAATTGAACTCTCTCGATGTACACTTATATCCCTTTGAGATTTGAGAATAAGGAGGTCAAACTGGGCAGCGCGACTTGGAGAGCCTCGATGCAGCTCTTAGAAAGGCACTTGCTACCAACtcaaatactgcaaaaaatCCTCAACCAGAGCTTTCAGCCAAGACAACTGAGAGacaggagaaaaataaatggaagGCCACATAGTAGGCACTGGGgtttctgtgtcccctctcccCTCCAGGCCAAGTGTTTTGGTAAGGCTGGCGCACGACGGCCACAGGTGGATCGGTGGGCAAAGCCGGAAAGAGACAGAGTAAAGGGAGGGTTTCCTCTGTTACTGTGGCTACAACAGTCCGTTTCCCTAAAAACCCTTACTGTCCCTTAATGTGTATCTGCCCCCCCCACAGACGCATAAACAGGAGCCCGCTGACAACTTAACGAAATCATAATCatctgtaaacacaaaaaacatctttatacaggttgtttttttctccttttcaatGATTTATCATCTCATAAATGGTACAATCCCATAAACAAAAACTGGAGAAGGCTTCTTTTGCCTCCTGAAAAAATTGTACATTTCAGCTCCTTCTGtacataattaaagaaaaaattaagtgaACAGAAGCAAAAAAGGATGTTCACTGTGCTCTAGCCTCCTGAATCAAAAATCATTTCAGgtgacagtgacaaaaacatgaaaacaaagcaaagaacGGCTTATTAAAATACAAAGCCTTTTTTCTTCCCAAAAGTAGTCCAAAAATAAGAGTAGTCGCTGCCTTGCAGCTTCTCTCGCTTCCACATCGCAAGTCCTTTGTTTAAATTTCTTATACACAATGGTCTCTGAGGTCTTTTTGACCAGTCAAGGCGGCACTGACATTTTTCCAGCGGTTGTCTTTGGGGCTGTAGCCTGGGGTCCGGTGGGGCGCTTTGAGGGGTGAGCTGGAGCTGTGCATGGTACAGATCACTCCCCCACTGGACTGCACTGCAGTCTTAGAGTACTTATAAACCGGCTGCTTTCCCGCCTCTGCTCCTCCACACTCCCCCTCGAGCTCAAGCTCGCCTTccgtttcctcctcctcctctccctcatcACACGTCCGATAGGAGGGGCCCATGAGCTTTTTGCGCTCCTGCTCGGCGTCCCTGTTGCTCtctttcagctgctgctgctgctgctgtggacgTCCCACAACAAGCCGAAGTGGCTGCCACTGGTTGTTCACGCTGTCGGTGGTGGATGAGCGAGCGTTTCTCTCGCGCTCTTTTCTCCGTTTACGTGTCCACCAAACACATACAATGATGCAGAAGAGGCAGAGCGAGCCGAGGATCACGCACAGGAGAGGCACCAGGTAATCTGTTGACATCAAGATGTACAAGGAAGGAAATAAAGGACAGAGAAATCAGGAAAAGTAGTGAGAAGTGACAAAAGGAACTAAATaggaacaacaacaaacccTTGCTGGACACCTTTGTTAATTATTACTCACCCACTGAGGGGGTCATGACCTGTGTTTCCACTTTGACCTCGATGACCGCCAGCATTACAGTGCTGTTGTGCCGCTTGGACAAGGTGCCCACTATGGCGCTGGCTGCCTCCTGGATCAGACTGTGGTCTGGTAGATCCTCCGGCTGGAAAGACTGAGAACCGAACCGGACAGCAGGGATTTAATGAGACATAACAGCTGAGAGCAAGCATCAAGTTGTGACCACACATCTGAAAAATGTACAGGTTAATTTGTCATTCTTTAATACAGGGTTGAACCATGTGATAAAGGCTGTGAAACTTCACGCTAGTAGCTATACTTACACaatcatttaaatgaaataaaataaacaatatagcatcttaataaataaatcacatctTATTCACCCTAATGTGCTATATCTGAGATTCAATACAGCCCTTGTCCTTACCACTTCGCCATTAACCCTATATTTTGCATGTTCTCGTCTTGGGGTACACTGTTCCAATTCTCATTGGGACAGACGATTAGGGCAAAGTGTGTGAGGGCCACATGGCCCTCAAAATGGAGTATTTTTCAGAGAGGCACACTTCAAACCACGTGCTATGAAAATACAGTACATGGTTATAAGACTGCACAAGCAACAGAGGTAACACATGTACTTTCTTCattaattaagatttaaaaattacGCTAACCTTTGTTTTATCTTACCTTAATGTAATTTCAAAGTATAATGCTGAGGGAtatgggttaaaaaaacacaacaacaaaaaacaacaaaaaaaaaaaacggtattGTGCCTAAATagccaaacagacaaaaacacaaaggaggaaaacacacacatgtaagtgatatcaatcttttcatctaactATTGGCAAGAGGGAGCACaagtacatttaaaacatttccagcTATTCCTTTAACTTTACTTAAGATTCTGCTGCCTATAATGGCGAAATTTGTCACTTTgacccaattttttttttaaatgcaacaccTTGTGTGAGCAGTTTTAGCCAAAAAGTAGCTCTGAAAAGAAGCTCTAGATGTCCCAACCAACTCAAAATGCGCCACCAAAGGAACCAGTGACCATCAACATTTTGCTTCTCAGCTGAAAGTAGGTTGTTTTAATACCACTGTACATAGAGCAGAGTGAACAGGAGAGTATAGTAGACAGCTTCCTCTGCCAAGAAtgggatatcatacaaacttgGATCGTTTACTTACTATGGCCACCTCGACAGCATCCGGATTCGATTGAGAGAGGTCACACAGCAGGAGAAGGGCGTGATCTTTAGCCAAGCTTCGGGTGTCAGGAAGATACCTCAGCTCGTAGCAGATGTTCTCCACTGTTGTTCCCTgaatatgtgcacacacagactgatCAGCAACAATACAACGATACAAAAACCCACTGCTGGAAAATAAGTCGGagactgcaacaacaaaaatgtgtgaaGAGATGACTCACTGTTGGTACTTTGTCTCTGTTGAAAACAAGTGTGATGCGGCCACAGCTGTTGTCCAAATGCCTGGTGTTTGGCTGGCACTTGGTGGTTGCTTGTGGAGGTGATGGTCCAGCCATGGAGCAAACTCCCCACTGGTGGCAGGGTGGGGAGAAGCACGTGAGGTAGCTGTGCTCCAGACACTCCCGTCCACCCGGGCAGGACTGCTGTTTCTGGTCCTGGCCTGAAGACTGAAGGCGGCAGGGACGACGACCACACAGCACCTAATGGCACGGGGTCATAACTTCAGTAAATAACGTAAATACACAGTCTCACACTGCGTTGTCATTTATGGcgtatgtttacattttaaaacattttgctcCAG is drawn from Plectropomus leopardus isolate mb chromosome 16, YSFRI_Pleo_2.0, whole genome shotgun sequence and contains these coding sequences:
- the LOC121955864 gene encoding protein jagged-2-like encodes the protein MSLFLFSSTDKNDCNPHPCYNGGICVDGVNWFRCECAPGFAGPDCRININECQSSPCAYGATCVDEINGFRCICPLGRAGVRCQEFIGIGKTCRYAGLQFPHGSRWEEECNSCHCINGKVECTKVLCGRRPCRLQSSGQDQKQQSCPGGRECLEHSYLTCFSPPCHQWGVCSMAGPSPPQATTKCQPNTRHLDNSCGRITLVFNRDKVPTGTTVENICYELRYLPDTRSLAKDHALLLLCDLSQSNPDAVEVAISFQPEDLPDHSLIQEAASAIVGTLSKRHNSTVMLAVIEVKVETQVMTPSVDYLVPLLCVILGSLCLFCIIVCVWWTRKRRKERERNARSSTTDSVNNQWQPLRLVVGRPQQQQQQLKESNRDAEQERKKLMGPSYRTCDEGEEEEETEGELELEGECGGAEAGKQPVYKYSKTAVQSSGGVICTMHSSSSPLKAPHRTPGYSPKDNRWKNVSAALTGQKDLRDHCV